Proteins encoded in a region of the Pseudomonas denitrificans (nom. rej.) genome:
- a CDS encoding ATP-binding cassette domain-containing protein produces MFELENVSFSVPGRTLLQPLSLQLADGNMIGLIGHNGSGKSTLLKLLARQQQASGGSIRLDGKPLQDWGNRDFARQVAYLPQQLPQTDGLTVRELVAFGRYPWHGALGRVTGEDRKQIDRALDLTDTLAFADRPVDLLSGGERQRVWLAMLLAQNSRYLLLDEPTSALDIAHQVEVLSRVHELSRELGLGVLVVLHDINMAARYCDHLIALHGGRLLAQGTPAELMHGETLEDIYGIPMGVLSNPVDGSPISYLR; encoded by the coding sequence ATGTTCGAACTGGAAAATGTCAGTTTCAGCGTCCCCGGTCGCACGCTTCTGCAACCGCTGAGCCTGCAGCTGGCCGACGGCAACATGATCGGCCTGATCGGTCACAACGGTTCGGGCAAGTCCACCCTGCTCAAGCTGCTGGCTCGCCAGCAACAGGCCAGCGGCGGCAGCATCCGCCTCGATGGCAAGCCGCTGCAGGACTGGGGTAACCGCGATTTCGCGCGCCAGGTGGCGTACCTGCCGCAGCAGTTGCCGCAGACCGACGGCCTGACCGTGCGCGAACTGGTCGCCTTCGGCCGCTATCCGTGGCACGGCGCGCTGGGTCGCGTCACCGGCGAGGACCGCAAGCAGATCGACCGCGCGCTGGACCTCACCGACACCCTCGCCTTCGCCGATCGCCCGGTGGACCTGCTCTCCGGCGGCGAACGCCAGCGCGTCTGGCTGGCCATGCTGCTGGCGCAGAACAGCCGCTACCTGCTGCTGGACGAGCCGACTTCGGCGCTGGACATTGCCCACCAGGTCGAGGTGCTGTCCCGCGTCCATGAACTCAGCCGCGAGCTGGGCCTGGGCGTGCTGGTGGTGCTGCATGACATCAACATGGCGGCGCGCTACTGCGACCACCTGATCGCCCTGCACGGCGGCCGCCTGCTGGCCCAGGGCACCCCGGCGGAACTGATGCACGGGGAGACGCTGGAAGACATCTACGGGATTCCCATGGGTGTGCTGAGCAATCCGGTGGATGGGTCGCCGATCAGCTACCTGCGCTGA
- a CDS encoding FKBP-type peptidyl-prolyl cis-trans isomerase, whose translation MSSELQIEDIVVGDGKAVVKGALITTQYRGTLEDGTVFDSSWDKGRPFQCVIGTGRVIKGWDQGLMGMKVGGKRKLFVPAHLAYGERQVGAHIQPNSNLLFEIELLEVLTRDD comes from the coding sequence ATGAGCAGCGAACTGCAGATCGAAGATATCGTCGTCGGCGACGGCAAGGCCGTGGTCAAGGGCGCCCTGATCACCACCCAGTACAGGGGCACCCTGGAGGACGGCACCGTCTTCGACTCGTCCTGGGACAAGGGCCGCCCGTTCCAGTGCGTGATCGGCACCGGCCGGGTAATCAAGGGCTGGGACCAGGGCCTGATGGGCATGAAGGTCGGCGGCAAGCGCAAGCTCTTCGTGCCCGCGCACCTGGCCTACGGCGAGCGCCAGGTCGGCGCGCACATCCAGCCCAACTCCAACCTGCTGTTCGAGATCGAGCTGCTGGAAGTCCTCACCCGCGACGACTGA
- a CDS encoding sigma-70 family RNA polymerase sigma factor has protein sequence MPDGVESAFIRYYKELVLYLNRSLGDRQAAADVTQEAFLRLLDRKGDEHIEQPRAFLYRTAVNLSIDLHRRGRVRRTEELETLDREGCLDERCPQEAASQQQQLQLLQRALGELPEACRRAFVLRKVEGCSHVEIAQALGISRDMVEKHIVNAMKHCRLRLKAWDGQD, from the coding sequence ATGCCCGACGGGGTGGAAAGCGCGTTCATCCGGTATTACAAGGAACTGGTCCTGTACCTCAATCGCAGCCTTGGCGACCGCCAGGCGGCCGCCGATGTGACACAGGAAGCCTTCCTGCGCCTGCTCGACCGCAAGGGTGACGAGCATATCGAACAACCCCGCGCATTTCTCTATCGCACGGCGGTCAACCTCAGCATCGACCTGCATCGGCGCGGCCGCGTGCGCCGCACCGAAGAGCTGGAAACCCTCGATCGCGAAGGTTGTCTCGACGAGCGCTGCCCGCAGGAAGCAGCCAGCCAGCAGCAGCAACTGCAATTGCTCCAGCGCGCCCTTGGCGAATTGCCCGAGGCTTGTCGCCGCGCCTTCGTGCTGCGCAAGGTCGAGGGCTGCAGCCATGTCGAGATCGCGCAAGCCCTGGGCATCTCCCGCGACATGGTGGAGAAACACATCGTCAACGCGATGAAGCATTGCCGGCTGCGCCTCAAGGCCTGGGATGGTCAGGACTGA
- a CDS encoding aminotransferase class IV family protein has protein sequence MSAAIHPYITQRNAQPASADDLAPLAFAGYAHFTAMQVRGGGIRGLDLHLERLRNASLRLFGQSHADAEIRAALRAALEQAPDDTSLMATVYSPAGEFTVAGPEHRPELLVRTAPPSDGPQGPLSLAIAGHERVLPEIKHVGEIAKTWYLREAVAAGFDDAVFTDHRGRFSEATIWNLAFWDGESVIWPRAKMLTGTTMGILQRQLDRLGARQSSLSIDQQDLPRLAGAVVMNSWTPAVPVSRIGDAEIPPAPEFVELLRRAFEAEPRVKP, from the coding sequence ATGTCAGCCGCCATCCATCCCTATATCACCCAACGCAACGCCCAGCCCGCCAGCGCCGACGACCTCGCGCCCTTGGCCTTCGCCGGCTACGCCCATTTCACCGCCATGCAAGTTCGCGGCGGTGGCATCCGCGGTCTGGACCTGCACCTGGAGCGTCTGCGCAATGCCTCGCTGCGGCTGTTCGGCCAGAGCCACGCCGACGCGGAAATCCGCGCGGCATTGCGCGCCGCGCTGGAGCAGGCGCCGGACGATACTTCGCTGATGGCGACGGTGTACTCGCCCGCCGGGGAGTTCACTGTCGCGGGTCCTGAACACCGTCCCGAGCTGCTGGTGCGCACTGCGCCGCCGTCGGATGGTCCACAGGGACCGCTGTCGCTGGCCATTGCCGGGCACGAGCGGGTGTTGCCGGAGATCAAGCACGTCGGCGAGATCGCCAAGACCTGGTACCTGCGCGAAGCGGTGGCCGCCGGTTTCGATGATGCGGTATTCACCGACCATCGCGGCCGCTTCAGCGAGGCGACCATCTGGAACCTGGCCTTCTGGGACGGTGAATCGGTGATCTGGCCGCGGGCGAAGATGCTCACCGGCACCACCATGGGCATCCTCCAGCGCCAGTTGGACAGACTCGGCGCGCGCCAGTCATCGCTGAGCATCGATCAGCAGGACCTGCCGCGCCTGGCCGGCGCCGTGGTGATGAACTCCTGGACGCCAGCCGTACCGGTAAGCCGCATCGGCGACGCGGAGATTCCGCCGGCGCCGGAGTTTGTCGAACTGCTGCGCCGCGCCTTTGAGGCGGAGCCGCGGGTTAAGCCCTGA
- a CDS encoding LysR family transcriptional regulator has product MNNLRRLDLNLLVTLDVLLSEHNVTRAAQRLNFSQPSVSVHLAKLRDIFDDPLLLPGPRGMRPTARAESLREPLRIALEALEQAVVPSAPFDPAQADNTWRIAATDYGESTILLPALSAIRGSAPGTRLALLELSPPRIARQAEQGDIDLAFHTTEGSPPGMRRRTLFSERYVLAGRAGHPKLKRKPSLAQFCQLEHVMVSPDGGGFSGVTDETLAEVGLSRRVALSVPHFLFVISALASSDLVAMVPARLVRDNPALRVVEAPVAVPGYEMSMLWDERSHRDPAHRWLRERIAASV; this is encoded by the coding sequence ATGAATAATCTGCGCAGGCTCGACCTCAACCTGCTGGTGACCCTGGACGTGCTGCTCTCCGAGCACAACGTGACCCGCGCGGCCCAGCGACTGAACTTCTCGCAGCCCTCGGTGAGCGTGCACCTGGCGAAGCTGCGCGACATCTTCGACGACCCGTTGCTGCTGCCCGGCCCGCGCGGCATGCGCCCGACGGCGCGGGCCGAGTCCCTGCGCGAACCCTTGCGCATCGCCCTGGAAGCGCTGGAGCAGGCGGTGGTGCCCTCAGCGCCTTTCGACCCGGCCCAGGCGGACAACACCTGGCGCATCGCGGCGACGGACTACGGCGAATCCACCATCCTGCTGCCGGCCCTGAGCGCCATTCGCGGCAGCGCGCCGGGCACCCGTCTGGCCCTGCTGGAGCTGTCGCCGCCGCGCATCGCCCGGCAGGCGGAGCAGGGCGATATCGACCTGGCCTTCCACACCACCGAAGGCAGCCCGCCAGGCATGCGCCGCCGTACGCTGTTCAGCGAACGCTATGTGCTGGCCGGCCGCGCCGGGCACCCGAAGCTCAAGCGCAAGCCGAGCCTGGCGCAGTTCTGCCAGCTGGAGCATGTGATGGTGTCGCCCGACGGCGGCGGCTTCAGCGGCGTGACCGACGAGACGCTGGCGGAGGTTGGCCTGAGCCGGCGAGTGGCGCTGTCGGTGCCGCATTTCCTGTTCGTCATCTCGGCGCTGGCCAGCAGCGACCTGGTGGCCATGGTGCCGGCGCGGCTGGTGCGGGATAACCCGGCGTTGCGGGTGGTGGAAGCGCCGGTGGCGGTGCCGGGCTATGAGATGTCGATGCTCTGGGATGAGCGCTCGCACCGCGACCCGGCGCATCGGTGGTTGCGCGAGCGGATTGCCGCATCGGTCTAA
- the gcvA gene encoding transcriptional regulator GcvA: protein MSRPFPGIRSLRTFEAAGRHLNFTRAAEEVGLTPAAVSHQIKELEDQLGLGLFVRTSRSIQLTPAGALLLEAAAESLGLLHRATVRARRLARTSEQLRVSLTARFATHWLLPRLPKFRALHPGLKLSFDVSDELRDFAVDDIDLAIRFGSGRYPGLLAERLFDTQIVPVCCPSLLEDGPPLREPRDLQAHTLCHVVCETEGAPWPDWSRWMAAAGVEDFDASGCVTFEDTSHVVQAVLEGGAVGLADHAMVARELEQGLLVQPFELGVRVAEDYAYNLVYPQASADEPRVKAFREWILGEMAV from the coding sequence ATGAGCCGTCCCTTCCCCGGCATCCGTTCGCTGCGCACCTTCGAGGCCGCCGGCCGCCACCTGAACTTCACCCGCGCCGCGGAAGAAGTCGGCCTCACGCCGGCGGCGGTCAGCCACCAGATCAAGGAGCTGGAAGACCAGCTCGGCCTCGGCCTGTTCGTGCGCACCAGCCGCAGTATCCAGCTGACCCCGGCAGGCGCGCTGCTGCTGGAAGCGGCGGCAGAGTCACTCGGCCTGCTGCACCGCGCCACCGTGCGGGCGCGACGGCTGGCACGCACTTCGGAGCAATTGCGGGTCTCGCTCACCGCGCGCTTCGCCACCCACTGGCTGCTGCCGCGCCTGCCCAAGTTCCGCGCGCTGCATCCGGGGCTGAAGCTCAGCTTCGACGTCAGCGACGAGCTGCGTGACTTCGCCGTCGACGACATCGACCTGGCCATCCGCTTCGGCAGCGGGCGCTATCCCGGTCTGCTGGCCGAGCGCCTGTTCGACACGCAGATCGTCCCGGTGTGCTGCCCGAGCCTGCTGGAAGACGGCCCGCCCTTGCGCGAGCCGCGCGACCTGCAGGCCCACACGCTGTGCCATGTGGTGTGTGAAACCGAGGGCGCGCCATGGCCCGACTGGTCGCGCTGGATGGCGGCGGCCGGCGTGGAGGACTTCGACGCCAGCGGCTGCGTCACCTTCGAGGACACCAGCCACGTGGTGCAGGCGGTGCTCGAGGGCGGCGCGGTCGGCCTGGCCGACCACGCCATGGTCGCCCGCGAGCTTGAACAGGGCCTGCTGGTGCAACCGTTCGAATTGGGCGTGCGGGTCGCCGAGGACTACGCCTACAACCTGGTCTATCCGCAGGCCAGCGCGGACGAGCCGCGCGTCAAGGCCTTCCGCGAATGGATTCTTGGGGAAATGGCGGTGTAG
- a CDS encoding SLAC1 anion channel family protein produces MTENIDTAAAFGAPKETAREGRLGYLPVALFGSVMGLAGLSSAWKLATLIYGAPPWVSQAIGLLALLAFFAVGIGYAIKAVTGPHSVKAEFLHPIAGNLFGTLFISLLLLPIPLVDYSLFLARACWLIGTAGMLPFAWLIISRWLGQRQQAAHATPAWIVPVVGLADIPLAVPLLHWPGAADVAFFSLAVALFFAVPLFTLILSRLLFEEPLGVGLQPSLLILLAPFAVGFSAYVSIVGEIDRFASALYMLTLFMLAVLAGRLRHLARNCPFRLAWWSVGFPLAAAAGCTLRYAGHAPGPFTNGVALFLLAAATVVILGMGLRTLIGVATGQLRNLAT; encoded by the coding sequence ATGACAGAAAACATCGATACTGCTGCTGCCTTTGGCGCTCCCAAGGAAACCGCCCGCGAAGGCCGGCTCGGCTACCTGCCGGTCGCCCTGTTCGGCTCGGTGATGGGGCTCGCGGGCCTGTCGTCGGCCTGGAAGCTGGCCACGCTGATCTACGGCGCACCACCGTGGGTGTCGCAAGCCATCGGCCTGCTGGCGCTGCTGGCGTTCTTCGCCGTTGGCATCGGCTACGCAATCAAGGCCGTCACCGGCCCCCATTCAGTGAAGGCGGAATTCCTCCACCCTATCGCTGGCAACCTGTTCGGCACACTGTTCATCAGCCTGTTGCTGCTGCCCATTCCCCTGGTCGACTACAGCCTGTTCCTGGCCCGCGCCTGCTGGCTGATCGGCACGGCCGGCATGCTGCCGTTCGCCTGGCTGATCATTTCCCGCTGGCTCGGTCAACGCCAGCAAGCGGCCCACGCCACACCGGCCTGGATTGTCCCGGTGGTGGGCCTGGCGGATATCCCGCTGGCAGTGCCGCTGCTGCATTGGCCGGGCGCCGCCGACGTCGCCTTCTTTTCCCTCGCGGTGGCGCTGTTCTTTGCCGTGCCGCTGTTCACCCTGATCCTCTCGCGGTTGCTGTTCGAAGAGCCGCTTGGCGTTGGCCTGCAGCCTTCCCTGCTGATCCTTCTGGCGCCCTTTGCGGTGGGCTTCTCCGCCTATGTCAGCATCGTCGGCGAGATCGACCGCTTCGCCAGCGCCCTGTACATGCTCACCCTGTTCATGCTGGCGGTGCTCGCCGGGCGCCTGCGCCATCTGGCGCGCAACTGCCCGTTCCGCCTGGCCTGGTGGTCGGTCGGTTTCCCGCTGGCCGCCGCAGCCGGCTGCACGCTGCGCTACGCGGGTCATGCGCCCGGGCCTTTCACCAATGGCGTGGCGCTGTTCCTGCTCGCCGCCGCGACGGTCGTCATCCTCGGCATGGGCCTGCGCACGCTGATCGGCGTGGCGACGGGCCAGCTGCGCAACCTCGCCACCTGA
- a CDS encoding DEAD/DEAH box helicase, with product MESAVERYKRLVAEALARYFPRTTEYLRAEREAAQPNAGARGKAKGKAKAAGKAPAKRGAKARKDGDAPAPKRPRTPTVAGIYGTASAADEQCALDMRQRVAQAAAHGIVSLPSDEQWAMILAPEPLTRIFAGAGSGKSTTLVLRVVYMLCHLGVDAEKVTVISFTNASCAQLREQLVKVLGYWGHPFDAAQARQCVRTFHSAMGTLAKVALKNPRWFEQLDERDPASELDNPLLAGRLRPAQQRLLKQVYQQCYAEQPAFRTLVHQLLELPPPPEAGEDGKPPRIGKAPLDAFKLPGEFTALPLFEAFYAQSGFIESIGLRIDQLQPQKLACPPRERQFVEALQLFWAAFDAALQEQGLLTFNLAFQRLTDLLGDGKLPAEALAPFQHLLIDEFQDVSPQIVQWLQALHRDLAKRGEAVSLMAIGDDWQSIYAWRGSSPELFMDFDRHFPSKGRRKSRVLLLETNYRSIDPVIRDGERVLVGVANKQAKTCRAFKTAEAGGHGVKLVQRFDARNSLPLLLEEIRKQCEHVAARGSREKTAVLLLSRRNETLQTILGELDRKLPVKGMTIHRAKGLQAEVAIIVDDCAPPEKHPLRGALYVACGFFASSYEQAQQDEQLCLAYVAITRGVSRVFWFTRKAQGPTAILALRRNVETAPA from the coding sequence ATGGAGTCTGCTGTCGAACGCTACAAGCGGCTGGTTGCCGAAGCCCTTGCGCGTTATTTCCCCCGTACCACCGAATACCTGCGCGCCGAGCGCGAGGCGGCGCAGCCCAATGCCGGCGCGCGCGGCAAGGCAAAGGGCAAGGCGAAAGCAGCGGGCAAGGCACCCGCCAAGCGCGGCGCCAAGGCCCGGAAGGACGGCGACGCGCCTGCGCCCAAGCGCCCGCGCACGCCGACCGTTGCCGGCATCTACGGCACCGCCAGTGCGGCGGATGAGCAGTGCGCCCTCGACATGCGCCAGCGCGTGGCCCAGGCGGCTGCCCACGGGATAGTCAGCCTGCCCTCGGACGAACAGTGGGCGATGATCCTCGCGCCCGAGCCGCTGACGCGCATCTTCGCCGGCGCCGGGTCCGGCAAGTCCACCACCCTGGTGCTGCGGGTGGTCTACATGCTCTGCCACCTGGGGGTAGATGCCGAGAAGGTGACGGTGATTTCCTTCACCAACGCTTCCTGCGCACAGCTGCGCGAGCAACTGGTGAAGGTGCTTGGCTACTGGGGACATCCGTTCGATGCGGCGCAGGCGCGGCAGTGTGTGCGTACCTTCCACTCGGCCATGGGGACCCTGGCGAAAGTCGCGCTGAAGAACCCGCGCTGGTTCGAGCAACTGGACGAACGCGACCCCGCCAGCGAACTGGACAACCCCTTGCTCGCCGGCCGCCTGCGCCCGGCGCAGCAGCGCCTGCTCAAACAGGTCTACCAGCAGTGCTACGCCGAGCAGCCGGCGTTCCGCACGCTGGTGCACCAGTTGCTGGAGCTGCCGCCACCGCCGGAAGCGGGCGAAGACGGCAAGCCGCCACGCATCGGCAAGGCGCCGCTGGATGCCTTCAAGCTGCCGGGCGAATTCACCGCGCTGCCGCTGTTCGAGGCGTTCTACGCCCAGTCCGGCTTCATCGAGAGCATCGGCCTGCGCATTGACCAGTTACAGCCGCAGAAACTCGCCTGTCCACCCCGCGAGCGGCAGTTCGTCGAGGCCCTGCAGCTGTTCTGGGCGGCCTTCGATGCGGCCTTGCAGGAGCAGGGCCTGCTGACCTTCAACCTGGCGTTCCAGCGCCTGACCGACCTGCTCGGCGACGGCAAGCTGCCGGCCGAAGCGCTTGCGCCGTTCCAGCACCTGCTGATCGATGAGTTCCAGGACGTCTCGCCGCAGATCGTGCAATGGCTGCAGGCGCTGCACCGCGACCTCGCCAAGCGCGGCGAAGCGGTCAGTCTGATGGCCATCGGTGATGACTGGCAGTCCATCTACGCCTGGCGCGGCAGCTCGCCGGAGTTATTCATGGACTTCGACCGGCACTTCCCCAGCAAGGGCCGGCGCAAGAGCCGCGTGCTGCTGCTGGAGACCAACTACCGCAGCATCGACCCGGTGATCCGCGACGGCGAGCGGGTACTGGTTGGCGTGGCCAACAAGCAGGCCAAGACCTGCCGGGCGTTCAAGACAGCAGAGGCGGGCGGCCACGGGGTGAAACTGGTGCAGCGCTTCGACGCGCGCAACAGCCTGCCACTCCTGCTGGAGGAGATCCGCAAACAGTGCGAACACGTCGCTGCGCGCGGCTCGCGGGAGAAAACCGCCGTGCTGCTGCTCAGCCGGCGCAATGAAACGTTGCAGACCATCCTCGGCGAGCTGGACCGCAAGCTGCCGGTGAAGGGTATGACCATCCACCGCGCCAAGGGGCTGCAGGCGGAAGTGGCGATCATCGTCGACGACTGCGCGCCGCCGGAGAAACACCCGCTGCGCGGCGCCCTGTACGTGGCCTGCGGCTTCTTCGCCAGCAGCTACGAGCAGGCCCAGCAGGACGAGCAGCTGTGCCTGGCCTATGTGGCGATCACCCGTGGCGTGAGCCGGGTCTTCTGGTTCACCCGCAAGGCCCAGGGGCCCACGGCGATCCTGGCGCTGCGGCGCAACGTGGAAACCGCGCCGGCCTGA
- a CDS encoding NAD(P)H-dependent oxidoreductase has translation MNVLIVYAHPEPRSLNGSLKDFAVRRLQAAGHEVQVSDLYAMNWKATLDASDSLDRDPEARFDPSQDSKRAYAAGRQSSDIAAEQEKLRWADTVILQFPLWWFTMPAILKGWFERVYAYGFAYGVGEHSDARWGDRYGEGNLAGKRAMLVVTTGGWESHYSTRGINGPIEDLLFPIHHGVLHYPGFDVLPPYLVYRTSRVDAQRYAQIELELGARLDNLQTTAPIPFRRQNGGDYDIPALTLREQIEPQASGFAAHLE, from the coding sequence ATGAATGTACTGATTGTCTACGCCCACCCCGAACCGCGCTCGCTCAATGGTTCGCTGAAGGATTTCGCCGTGCGCCGCCTGCAGGCCGCCGGCCATGAGGTACAGGTCTCGGACCTCTACGCGATGAACTGGAAAGCCACGCTGGATGCCTCCGACAGCCTCGATCGCGATCCCGAGGCGCGCTTCGATCCGTCCCAGGATTCCAAACGCGCCTACGCTGCTGGCCGGCAGAGCAGCGACATTGCCGCCGAGCAGGAAAAACTGCGCTGGGCCGACACGGTGATCCTGCAGTTCCCGCTCTGGTGGTTCACCATGCCGGCGATCCTCAAGGGCTGGTTCGAACGGGTCTATGCCTACGGCTTCGCCTATGGCGTCGGTGAGCACTCCGATGCCCGCTGGGGCGACCGCTACGGCGAAGGCAACCTGGCTGGCAAGCGCGCCATGCTCGTGGTCACCACCGGCGGCTGGGAGTCGCACTACAGCACGCGTGGCATCAACGGACCGATCGAGGACCTGCTGTTCCCGATCCACCATGGCGTGCTGCACTACCCCGGCTTCGACGTGCTGCCGCCTTACCTGGTGTATCGCACCAGCCGGGTGGATGCGCAGCGCTACGCGCAGATCGAGCTGGAGCTGGGGGCGCGCCTGGACAACCTGCAGACCACCGCGCCCATCCCCTTCCGCCGGCAGAACGGCGGTGATTACGACATTCCTGCGCTGACCCTGCGCGAGCAGATCGAGCCGCAGGCCAGTGGGTTTGCCGCGCATCTGGAGTGA
- the fhuF gene encoding siderophore-iron reductase FhuF produces MIAALAPLYFGEFASYREVLVTRDDPRPSIPARALLEREMLDSVLRRFDPPHADGDRRALASQWSKWYLVRLIPPVVAAALVLGRTLPLAFDEVDVVLDAQGIPEAFKLPGEGGPFAAPPGDPFQRFAHLLEGHLQPFIQVLAAEARLSPKVLWSNAGNYLEWFLGEMARLPPLAPMLGHGRELLETERRPDGTRNPLFKPIQYVEVSCEQRANGLWRQRRTCCIRYRLGTIGHCDNCPLIDEPPPEASDL; encoded by the coding sequence GTGATCGCAGCCCTCGCTCCCCTGTATTTCGGTGAGTTCGCCAGCTATCGCGAGGTGCTGGTGACTCGCGACGATCCCCGGCCATCGATCCCGGCGCGTGCCTTGCTGGAACGGGAGATGCTCGACAGCGTGCTGCGTCGCTTCGACCCGCCCCATGCCGATGGCGACCGACGCGCGCTGGCTTCGCAGTGGTCCAAGTGGTACCTGGTGCGCCTCATTCCACCTGTGGTGGCTGCCGCGTTGGTGCTCGGTCGCACACTGCCGCTGGCGTTCGATGAGGTGGACGTGGTGCTGGATGCCCAGGGCATTCCCGAGGCGTTCAAGTTGCCGGGCGAGGGCGGGCCTTTCGCCGCGCCGCCGGGTGATCCGTTCCAGCGCTTTGCCCATCTGCTGGAAGGACACCTGCAGCCTTTCATCCAGGTTCTCGCCGCCGAGGCGCGCCTGTCGCCGAAGGTGCTCTGGAGCAATGCCGGCAACTACCTCGAATGGTTCCTCGGCGAGATGGCCAGGCTGCCGCCCCTGGCCCCGATGCTCGGCCACGGCCGCGAACTGCTGGAGACCGAGCGCCGCCCGGACGGCACGCGCAACCCGCTGTTCAAGCCGATCCAGTATGTCGAGGTGTCCTGCGAGCAGCGGGCCAACGGGCTATGGCGGCAACGGCGGACCTGCTGCATTCGCTATCGGCTGGGCACCATCGGCCATTGCGACAACTGCCCGCTGATCGACGAGCCGCCGCCGGAAGCGAGCGACCTGTAA
- a CDS encoding lysine N(6)-hydroxylase/L-ornithine N(5)-oxygenase family protein, whose protein sequence is MTQMITPTYDVLGIGFGPSNLALAIALQEQARREGRHYHALFLDKQADYRWHGNTLVAQSELQISFLKDLVTLRNPTSPYSFVNYLHAMGRLIDFTNLGTFYPCRMEYNDYLRWVSEQFAEQRVCGETVSRVEPVQGPDGIELVKVLSTDARGHERFRLARSVVVSTGGTPRFPSAFSHLRDDPRVFHHARYLECMARQRCNQNEPMRIAVIGGGQSAAEAFIDLNDSFPSVKVDMVLRAAVLKPADDSPFVNEIFAPRYTDLVFNEPKAEREKLIQEFHNTNYSVVDLDLIERIYGIFYRQKVAGVDRHAFLCRRNVEAAKADADGIELTLRDSATGAVETHRYDAVILATGYERKSHRELLAPLQEYLGDFEVGRDYRVLADKRLHAGIYLQGFTQDSHGLSDTLLSVLPMRAQEIAASMFEHLPPHETAHKPTRPLTAESA, encoded by the coding sequence ATGACCCAGATGATCACCCCGACCTACGACGTGCTCGGCATCGGTTTCGGCCCCTCCAACCTGGCGCTGGCGATCGCCCTGCAGGAGCAGGCGCGACGCGAGGGTCGCCATTACCACGCGCTGTTCCTCGACAAGCAGGCCGACTACCGCTGGCACGGCAACACCCTGGTGGCGCAGAGCGAGCTGCAGATCTCCTTCCTCAAGGACCTGGTGACCCTGCGCAATCCCACCAGCCCGTACAGCTTCGTCAACTACCTGCATGCGATGGGCCGGCTGATCGACTTCACCAACCTGGGCACCTTCTATCCGTGCCGCATGGAGTACAACGACTACCTGCGCTGGGTCAGCGAGCAGTTCGCCGAGCAGCGCGTCTGCGGCGAGACTGTCAGCCGTGTCGAGCCGGTGCAGGGCCCGGACGGCATCGAGCTGGTCAAGGTGCTGTCCACCGACGCCCGTGGCCACGAACGCTTCCGCCTGGCCCGCAGCGTGGTGGTGAGCACCGGGGGCACGCCGCGCTTCCCGTCGGCCTTCAGTCACCTGCGTGACGACCCGCGCGTGTTCCACCACGCCCGTTACCTGGAATGCATGGCCAGGCAGCGCTGCAACCAGAACGAGCCGATGCGCATCGCGGTGATCGGCGGCGGCCAGAGCGCGGCCGAAGCCTTCATCGACCTGAACGACAGCTTCCCCTCGGTGAAGGTCGACATGGTCCTGCGCGCGGCGGTGCTCAAGCCGGCCGACGACAGCCCCTTCGTCAACGAAATCTTCGCCCCGCGCTACACCGACCTGGTGTTCAACGAGCCCAAGGCCGAGCGCGAGAAGCTGATCCAGGAATTCCACAACACCAACTATTCGGTGGTGGACCTGGACCTGATCGAGCGCATCTACGGCATCTTCTACCGGCAGAAAGTGGCCGGCGTGGATCGCCATGCCTTCCTCTGCCGCCGCAATGTGGAGGCGGCCAAGGCTGACGCCGACGGTATCGAGCTGACCCTGCGCGACAGCGCCACCGGTGCGGTGGAAACCCATCGCTACGATGCGGTGATCCTCGCCACCGGCTACGAGCGCAAGTCGCACCGCGAACTGCTCGCGCCGCTGCAGGAGTACCTGGGTGACTTCGAAGTGGGCCGCGACTACCGCGTGCTGGCTGACAAGCGCCTGCATGCCGGCATCTACCTGCAGGGCTTCACCCAGGACAGCCACGGCCTGAGCGATACGCTGCTGTCGGTGCTGCCGATGCGCGCGCAGGAAATCGCCGCGTCGATGTTCGAGCACCTGCCGCCGCATGAGACCGCGCACAAGCCGACGCGCCCGCTGACTGCGGAAAGCGCCTGA